One part of the Streptomyces ferrugineus genome encodes these proteins:
- a CDS encoding ABC transporter substrate-binding protein, with the protein MRDVTHDVPALHRRSFLKYTGALGAATAVSASLSACSSGPQSTNETGGGGGQNRTLTAVIGYGNDGSWDPTQTASAFCMAANNHIYEGLLDTDPISREPYAALATQVPADPNATSWKFTLRAGAKFHDGKPVTADDVVFVFDRILDPKTQTLAKGFFASWLKEVRKIDAQNVELVLKFPFPDGLSRLTLAKIMPKHVFSQPGGWDDAIKGKAIGSGPYRQTAHHPKSNTTFEAYPDYNGPRKPAFKKMNWLTIVDAAPRVARISGASAGAQIADNIPYANIGQLESGGLTVAGGAGMNNLFLMFNTKHKPFDDVRVRQALHYAIDTGKMIEVALKGHGKASSSFLNESNPSYRRAKTVYDYDPDKAKALLKEAGVSGLKIEILAVNVSWIVDCLPTIKASWDAIGVRTTLSPQETTAVFTKMDQKQDYQVVAAASNPNQFGLDADLIMHYNYGPENLWMQYTRWADNSVAKALFKDMDRATREPDTDKKKTMVQDYIDVVAEQAVLYPVVHNELMTAWNPQQLTGIRAQPYPGINLLQAKWA; encoded by the coding sequence GTGCGCGACGTGACCCACGACGTGCCGGCGCTGCACCGCCGGTCGTTCCTGAAGTACACCGGCGCGCTGGGCGCGGCCACCGCCGTCTCCGCGTCGCTGTCGGCCTGTTCGTCGGGGCCCCAGTCCACGAACGAGACCGGCGGGGGCGGCGGCCAGAACCGGACGCTCACCGCGGTGATCGGCTACGGCAACGACGGCAGCTGGGACCCCACCCAGACGGCGTCCGCCTTCTGCATGGCCGCCAACAACCACATCTACGAGGGGCTCCTCGACACCGATCCGATCTCCCGCGAGCCCTACGCCGCCCTCGCCACCCAGGTGCCGGCCGACCCCAACGCCACGTCCTGGAAGTTCACCCTGCGCGCGGGCGCCAAGTTCCATGACGGCAAGCCCGTCACGGCCGACGATGTCGTCTTCGTCTTCGACCGGATCCTCGACCCGAAGACCCAGACCCTCGCCAAAGGGTTCTTCGCGAGCTGGCTGAAGGAAGTGCGCAAGATCGACGCGCAGAACGTCGAGCTGGTGCTCAAGTTCCCCTTCCCGGACGGGCTTTCGCGGCTCACCCTCGCCAAGATCATGCCGAAGCATGTCTTCTCCCAGCCGGGCGGCTGGGACGACGCCATCAAGGGCAAGGCGATCGGCTCGGGGCCGTACCGGCAGACCGCGCACCACCCGAAGTCCAACACCACCTTCGAGGCGTATCCCGACTACAACGGCCCGCGCAAGCCCGCCTTCAAGAAGATGAACTGGCTGACGATCGTGGACGCGGCGCCGCGCGTGGCCAGGATCTCGGGCGCCAGCGCGGGCGCGCAGATCGCCGACAACATCCCGTACGCCAACATCGGGCAGCTGGAGAGCGGCGGGCTGACGGTGGCGGGCGGCGCCGGGATGAACAACCTGTTCCTGATGTTCAACACCAAGCACAAGCCCTTCGACGACGTCCGCGTGCGCCAGGCGCTGCACTACGCCATCGACACCGGCAAGATGATCGAGGTCGCCCTCAAGGGGCACGGCAAGGCGTCGTCGTCCTTCCTGAACGAGTCCAACCCCAGCTACCGGCGCGCCAAGACCGTCTACGACTACGACCCCGACAAGGCGAAGGCGCTGCTGAAGGAGGCCGGGGTCAGCGGGCTGAAGATCGAGATCCTGGCCGTCAACGTGAGCTGGATCGTGGACTGTCTGCCGACCATCAAGGCGTCCTGGGACGCCATCGGCGTGCGGACCACCCTCTCCCCGCAGGAGACGACGGCCGTCTTCACCAAGATGGACCAGAAGCAGGACTACCAGGTCGTCGCCGCGGCCTCGAACCCCAACCAGTTCGGCCTCGACGCGGACCTGATCATGCATTACAACTACGGTCCCGAGAACCTGTGGATGCAGTACACGCGGTGGGCCGACAACTCCGTCGCCAAGGCGCTCTTCAAGGACATGGACCGGGCGACCCGGGAGCCGGACACCGACAAGAAGAAGACGATGGTCCAGGACTACATCGACGTCGTCGCCGAGCAGGCGGTGCTCTACCCGGTCGTCCACAACGAGCTGATGACGGCCTGGAACCCCCAGCAGCTCACCGGTATAAGGGCACAGCCGTATCCCGGCATCAACCTCCTCCAGGCCAAGTGGGCCTAG
- a CDS encoding FadR/GntR family transcriptional regulator yields the protein MPGQPRNSRTSEESRNSRIQRQVMQLIIDRRLRAGALLPTEAELMEDLGVSRNSVREALKALQALDIVEIRHGYGTYVGEASLTPLIDGLTFRTLARHDHDDSAALAEILQVREVLEEGLIRRVAATVTEAELDRLEAVVSRMEAAGRAGRAFPDLDRAFHELLYASLGNDLVPQLLAAFWTVFRRVNGARGRPDDPSPELTARWHRDIVTALRTGDVEGAQQAMAVHFRGIEARARRLG from the coding sequence ATGCCCGGGCAGCCCAGGAACAGTCGTACGTCCGAGGAGTCCAGGAACAGCCGGATCCAGCGCCAGGTCATGCAACTGATCATCGACCGCAGGCTCCGGGCCGGCGCGCTCCTGCCCACCGAGGCCGAGCTGATGGAGGACCTCGGTGTCAGCCGCAACTCCGTGCGCGAGGCGCTCAAGGCGCTGCAGGCCCTCGACATCGTGGAGATCCGGCACGGCTACGGCACCTATGTCGGCGAGGCGTCCCTCACCCCCCTGATCGACGGCCTGACCTTTCGCACCCTGGCCCGGCACGACCATGACGACTCCGCGGCGCTGGCGGAGATCCTCCAGGTGCGCGAGGTGCTGGAGGAGGGGCTGATCCGGCGGGTGGCGGCGACGGTGACGGAGGCCGAGCTGGACCGGCTGGAGGCGGTCGTGTCGCGGATGGAGGCGGCGGGGCGGGCGGGGCGGGCCTTTCCCGACCTGGACCGCGCATTCCACGAGCTGCTGTACGCCTCGCTGGGCAACGACCTCGTGCCGCAGCTTCTGGCCGCCTTCTGGACGGTCTTCCGTCGCGTCAACGGCGCCCGCGGCCGCCCCGACGACCCCTCACCCGAACTCACCGCCCGCTGGCACCGGGACATCGTCACGGCCCTGCGCACCGGGGACGTCGAGGGTGCGCAGCAAGCGATGGCGGTCCATTTCCGGGGGATCGAGGCACGGGCACGACGACTCGGCTGA